The Bacteroidales bacterium genome includes a region encoding these proteins:
- a CDS encoding M60 family metallopeptidase: protein MRKFCTLILWVLLLCFTTPAMAQLSELSGKVINAIGSETSSFTTNQWYLMYNRGRGTYAYERSNGMIYVKNSEVPVVGDNASSKSAFLIRLVESGTTDKYYIQTGNGNYFGTLTEGNNNGITANKSVLYSCNTINGNVGHFYFNDGNNMIMDANGPGDASLAGWGYGNVTSTNGNNDWALYPVTLGNPTNLSGAELLEYQLDKYSLFRLKNRNAYSTGWSNPMLSENDNNNLSIKDKSSDTDLSQIWIIEPNGNGYTLRNANSGRYINDLSTGSTSSSSSEPKVYYIKYGDNNSSTSTNYITISATDDFSGRNSLHHQNYACAGGGQNLVVWDAGSGGNSTASDWTLEVVTNITEDNIKDHFTEMAGVDTEVVAGKIYRFISNSYGNVMTELFTNNSVKCMPLDENNFAQYWRVIANGDNYILQNVLTERYIQAQRGTFSVPYSTGTSQHTFAINSRGDKWISSFTITDYSTVGLHCASSQENYVVGWYTNTDASVWRVQSVNLTDNEIEEAQESYNAFKDLQDNKAAIQTRLMYFFEDYACTTLKAEYQSMTDDILLMNLENKDISNPLLQEMILKVKNNSWQTYDIAWDKTEKRFRIADYKVYSDWDWDAWTAITQNGYCFSRLSNPTGICGKSGDVILVFVDSDIPNGVSLQIEAVNGTSSAGVTSPLAKGLNSIILSEDANLFIYYTADVTNDGYGNYSYPKLSDIADIKIHIEGGSVNGYFDLTKGDNNIDWSKLQSYLLKDSEVINLKTDYLMFNMNCELVKQCCPVYMVELLNIWDNIIKSQRELMGFEDYEGYFNNLLVAASIGNSYMYASSYGTYYNETTLPSVMNYEEMNATGAIWGPAHENGHIHQNVINMVGCTEVSNNLFSNVAVYKQGRFTMRADELSTTINNFANNVHWTARDIWEQCLMYTKLYYYYHVLGNNPEFYPNLFRSLRNDPLDRRKGVTIRLKDESLKFVRHVCDVAGEDLTEFFKVFGFFETPQNNGNDLGFHKDDYGDFYIDTNPTTTAEDIEATLEYIKSKNYPKNSSIIFIDDRIKPSPANYDGMPIGALRGDFNNEHPIGEVGDVGQYNDYSEEFKCNGYKFTSSNGNVTIEGEGAVGFKVYDQNGELVYISNTKEFTIPTDILNSLGSNFEIMATESNGEDITIANANETLYNLDVYYGKNEKKTIYSNGEAITLPDNALAFVTGSNRYDVPSTLTNSQNVINAYNMASEVVLKDNVGFYAPYNFTAAEVNFDRGIDANEMRLLVVPFDVNSNSINGDVYAFDKVEGNMVNFTSYSGVLSANTPYLIYSESSDNIVAPLENTTIKATPNAISIGDSNASLVSSYKESATIGNLYEYVVGGFEKLQEEWLPFETMLQINDSEVFDRYIISFNGEATGIEIPTNDYSIFPADVYDLNGRLIRINADSLEGLSNGIYIVNGTKIIWQD from the coding sequence ATGAGAAAGTTTTGTACTCTTATTTTATGGGTATTGTTACTTTGTTTTACAACTCCTGCAATGGCTCAGTTGAGCGAACTATCTGGTAAAGTTATTAATGCGATTGGCAGTGAAACTTCATCTTTTACTACTAATCAATGGTACTTGATGTATAATAGAGGTAGAGGCACATACGCCTACGAACGCTCTAATGGTATGATTTACGTTAAAAATAGCGAAGTTCCTGTTGTTGGAGATAATGCCTCCTCAAAAAGTGCTTTTTTAATTCGTTTGGTGGAGAGTGGCACTACCGATAAATACTATATACAAACAGGCAATGGTAACTATTTTGGAACTTTAACTGAAGGTAACAATAATGGTATTACTGCCAATAAGAGTGTGCTTTATAGTTGTAATACTATTAACGGAAATGTTGGGCACTTCTATTTTAACGATGGCAACAATATGATTATGGATGCCAATGGTCCCGGCGATGCCTCACTTGCAGGTTGGGGATATGGTAATGTAACTTCCACTAATGGCAATAACGACTGGGCTTTATACCCTGTTACTTTAGGTAATCCAACCAATTTATCGGGTGCAGAACTTTTGGAATATCAATTAGATAAATACTCCCTTTTCAGACTTAAAAACAGAAATGCTTATTCTACCGGTTGGAGTAACCCTATGCTATCGGAAAACGATAATAATAATTTAAGCATTAAGGATAAGAGCTCTGATACGGACCTCTCTCAAATTTGGATTATTGAGCCTAATGGTAATGGTTACACTTTGCGTAATGCTAATTCGGGCAGGTATATTAATGATTTATCAACAGGCTCTACAAGCTCTTCAAGTTCTGAACCAAAAGTTTATTATATTAAATACGGAGATAATAACTCAAGCACAAGTACTAACTATATTACTATTAGTGCTACTGATGATTTTTCGGGGAGAAATAGTTTGCACCATCAAAACTATGCTTGTGCAGGTGGTGGACAAAACCTCGTGGTTTGGGATGCAGGAAGTGGTGGAAACTCCACAGCTTCGGATTGGACCTTGGAGGTTGTTACTAATATTACAGAAGATAATATAAAAGACCATTTTACAGAAATGGCTGGTGTGGATACAGAAGTTGTTGCCGGCAAGATTTACAGATTTATCAGCAACTCATACGGGAATGTTATGACTGAACTATTCACAAATAACTCCGTTAAATGTATGCCTCTTGATGAGAACAACTTTGCTCAATATTGGAGAGTGATTGCCAACGGAGATAACTATATTTTACAAAATGTTTTAACTGAACGATATATTCAGGCTCAAAGAGGTACTTTTTCTGTTCCCTACTCTACCGGAACTTCGCAACATACTTTTGCTATTAATAGCAGAGGAGATAAATGGATATCTTCGTTTACCATTACTGATTATAGTACTGTTGGTTTACACTGTGCCTCTTCACAAGAGAACTATGTTGTGGGATGGTATACAAATACAGATGCTTCGGTTTGGCGTGTTCAATCAGTTAATTTAACTGACAACGAGATTGAAGAAGCCCAAGAAAGTTATAATGCTTTTAAGGATTTACAAGATAACAAAGCTGCTATTCAAACTCGTTTAATGTATTTCTTTGAAGATTATGCTTGCACAACTCTTAAAGCTGAATATCAATCGATGACCGATGATATTTTACTAATGAACTTGGAGAATAAAGATATTTCCAATCCTCTATTGCAAGAGATGATTCTTAAAGTTAAAAACAATAGTTGGCAAACTTACGATATTGCTTGGGATAAGACCGAAAAGAGATTCCGTATTGCAGACTATAAGGTTTATAGCGATTGGGATTGGGATGCTTGGACTGCTATTACTCAAAATGGCTATTGTTTTAGCAGATTGAGTAACCCTACCGGTATTTGCGGTAAGAGTGGCGATGTTATTTTGGTTTTTGTTGATAGTGATATTCCAAACGGTGTGTCGCTACAAATAGAGGCAGTTAATGGTACAAGTAGCGCCGGAGTTACTTCTCCTCTCGCAAAAGGTTTAAACTCTATTATTTTAAGTGAAGATGCAAACTTGTTTATATACTACACTGCCGATGTTACCAACGATGGTTATGGCAACTACTCTTATCCTAAACTTTCGGATATTGCTGATATAAAGATTCATATTGAGGGTGGTAGCGTTAACGGATATTTTGACCTCACAAAAGGAGATAACAACATTGACTGGAGCAAGTTGCAATCTTACCTGCTCAAAGATAGTGAGGTGATTAACTTAAAGACTGACTACTTGATGTTTAATATGAATTGTGAGTTGGTTAAACAATGTTGCCCTGTATATATGGTTGAACTTTTAAATATTTGGGATAATATTATTAAGTCGCAACGCGAACTTATGGGATTTGAGGATTATGAGGGTTATTTTAACAACTTGCTTGTTGCTGCATCAATAGGGAATAGTTATATGTATGCAAGTTCGTATGGTACATATTATAACGAAACTACTCTGCCAAGTGTAATGAACTATGAGGAGATGAACGCAACCGGTGCTATCTGGGGTCCTGCTCACGAGAATGGACATATTCACCAAAACGTTATTAATATGGTGGGATGCACAGAGGTTTCCAATAACTTGTTTTCAAATGTTGCGGTATATAAGCAAGGTCGTTTTACAATGCGTGCCGATGAACTTTCTACTACCATTAATAACTTTGCAAACAATGTGCATTGGACTGCTCGTGATATTTGGGAGCAATGTTTAATGTACACAAAACTTTATTACTATTACCATGTTTTGGGTAATAATCCCGAGTTCTATCCCAACTTGTTTAGATCGTTGCGTAACGATCCGTTGGACAGAAGAAAGGGTGTTACCATAAGGCTTAAAGATGAGAGTTTGAAATTTGTCCGCCACGTATGCGATGTTGCCGGAGAGGACTTAACTGAGTTCTTCAAAGTATTTGGTTTCTTCGAAACGCCACAAAATAATGGTAATGATTTAGGTTTCCACAAGGACGATTATGGTGATTTCTATATTGACACAAACCCAACTACTACGGCTGAAGATATTGAGGCTACTCTTGAGTATATTAAGAGTAAAAACTATCCTAAAAATAGCAGCATCATCTTTATTGATGACCGTATTAAACCATCTCCTGCAAACTACGATGGGATGCCTATTGGTGCTTTAAGAGGCGACTTTAATAATGAACACCCAATAGGTGAGGTTGGTGACGTTGGTCAATATAACGACTACTCTGAAGAGTTTAAATGTAATGGTTACAAGTTTACTTCAAGCAATGGTAATGTTACTATTGAGGGTGAGGGGGCTGTTGGTTTTAAAGTGTATGACCAAAACGGAGAGTTAGTTTATATATCAAATACTAAAGAGTTTACTATACCAACCGATATTTTAAACTCATTAGGTAGTAACTTTGAAATTATGGCAACTGAAAGTAATGGCGAGGATATCACTATTGCTAATGCAAATGAAACTCTATATAATTTAGATGTTTATTATGGCAAGAATGAGAAGAAGACTATCTACTCAAATGGAGAGGCTATTACCCTACCCGATAATGCTCTTGCTTTTGTTACCGGTAGCAACAGATATGATGTCCCTTCAACTTTGACAAATAGCCAAAATGTTATTAATGCCTATAATATGGCTTCTGAGGTTGTTTTAAAAGATAATGTTGGTTTCTATGCTCCCTACAACTTTACTGCTGCTGAGGTAAATTTTGACAGAGGTATTGATGCTAACGAAATGAGATTGTTGGTTGTTCCGTTTGATGTGAATAGTAATAGTATTAATGGTGATGTTTACGCTTTTGACAAGGTTGAGGGTAATATGGTAAACTTTACTTCATATAGTGGGGTATTAAGTGCCAATACTCCTTATTTGATTTACTCAGAGAGCAGTGATAATATTGTTGCTCCATTAGAGAACACAACTATCAAGGCGACTCCAAACGCAATATCTATTGGAGATAGCAATGCTTCATTAGTAAGCAGTTATAAGGAAAGTGCTACAATAGGAAACCTTTATGAGTACGTTGTTGGTGGATTTGAGAAGTTACAAGAGGAGTGGTTACCCTTTGAGACTATGTTACAGATTAATGACAGTGAGGTTTTTGACAGATATATTATATCGTTCAATGGAGAGGCAACCGGGATTGAGATTCCAACTAATGACTACTCGATATTCCCTGCCGATGTGTATGATTTGAACGGAAGATTGATTAGAATAAATGCTGACTCTCTTGAAGGCCTTTCAAATGGTATTTACATTGTAAATGGCACAAAAATTATTTGGCAAGATTAG